A stretch of the Nodularia sp. LEGE 06071 genome encodes the following:
- the miaA gene encoding tRNA (adenosine(37)-N6)-dimethylallyltransferase MiaA, translated as MTKLIVICGATATGKSGLGLNLAMRLSSVILSADSRQVYREFDIGTAKPTLAERKLVPHYLIDICNPTDTMTVADYQEQAQGLITALRVAPLLLVGGTGLYIRSIVQGMKIPRVAPDQELRSQLESLGQTTLYGILQQVDAIAAQKIHPHDTVRTLRALEVFYITGIPISQQQGENPPDYPILQIGLDCEVEKIRLRIHKRTEQMIADGLVAEVEYLCQKYGTDLPLLNTLGYQEIRQYLAGEISLESAKELTVLHTRQFAKRQRTWFKAYSQIEWFDADDPDLLEKVWQRVEEFTKNV; from the coding sequence ATGACTAAATTGATTGTAATTTGTGGTGCGACGGCGACTGGTAAGTCAGGCTTGGGATTGAATTTGGCGATGCGGTTAAGTTCTGTGATCCTGAGTGCAGATTCCCGTCAGGTGTATCGAGAATTTGATATTGGTACGGCTAAACCAACATTGGCAGAACGAAAGTTAGTGCCACATTATTTAATAGATATCTGCAATCCCACAGACACTATGACGGTAGCAGACTATCAGGAACAAGCACAAGGCTTAATTACGGCTCTTCGGGTTGCGCCATTGCTGTTAGTTGGAGGTACGGGTTTATACATACGTTCTATTGTTCAAGGGATGAAAATTCCCAGAGTTGCACCAGATCAGGAATTGCGATCGCAGCTGGAATCTTTAGGACAAACGACCCTATATGGAATACTACAACAAGTAGATGCGATCGCAGCCCAGAAAATTCATCCTCATGATACTGTGCGGACTTTACGAGCATTAGAAGTATTTTACATCACTGGAATTCCCATATCCCAGCAGCAAGGAGAGAACCCCCCAGATTATCCAATTTTGCAAATTGGTTTAGATTGCGAAGTCGAAAAAATCAGGCTACGCATTCACAAGCGCACAGAACAAATGATCGCTGATGGTTTGGTAGCTGAGGTAGAATATCTTTGTCAAAAATACGGAACTGATTTACCTTTGTTGAATACATTGGGATATCAAGAAATCAGGCAATATTTAGCAGGTGAAATTTCTTTAGAATCAGCAAAGGAATTAACGGTTTTACACACGCGACAATTTGCCAAGCGACAGCGTACTTGGTTTAAGGCGTATTCCCAAATTGAGTGGTTTGATGCCGATGATCCTGATTTATTAGAAAAGGTTTGGCAACGAGTAGAAGAATTTACGAAGAATGTGTAG
- a CDS encoding Uma2 family endonuclease — protein MVEQVLINADNFYVPDANLLVTEDDTPVDNFASEKQQRLLVGSLYSSLQNQIFLAAANVGVYYAYRKPPIVPDVLFSLDVQIPEKWWDKQNRCYMLWEFEKPPEVVMEIVSNKEGDELGKKLEIYEQMRASYYIVYDPNQQLGEQALRIYELRGRRYFETSETWLEQVGLGLILWSGAFEGRQDNWLRWCYQDGTILPTGDERAEQEKQRAEQEKQRAEQERQRAEEAEQRAQLLAERLRAMGIDPDTL, from the coding sequence ATGGTTGAGCAAGTTCTCATCAATGCAGATAATTTCTATGTGCCAGATGCCAACCTACTAGTTACCGAAGATGATACACCTGTGGACAATTTCGCATCTGAAAAACAACAACGCCTCTTGGTTGGCTCTCTTTACAGTTCCTTACAAAACCAGATTTTTTTAGCAGCCGCTAATGTGGGTGTTTATTATGCATACAGAAAACCGCCTATTGTCCCTGATGTTTTATTTAGCTTAGATGTCCAAATACCCGAAAAATGGTGGGACAAGCAAAATCGTTGTTATATGCTTTGGGAGTTTGAAAAACCTCCAGAAGTTGTGATGGAAATTGTCTCTAATAAAGAAGGTGATGAATTAGGCAAAAAGTTAGAAATTTATGAGCAAATGCGAGCGAGTTACTATATTGTCTATGACCCTAATCAACAATTAGGAGAACAAGCATTACGAATTTATGAACTCAGGGGAAGGCGTTATTTTGAAACTTCTGAAACTTGGCTAGAACAAGTAGGTCTGGGTTTAATTCTGTGGTCAGGTGCATTTGAAGGTAGACAAGATAATTGGTTGCGCTGGTGTTACCAGGATGGAACTATTCTACCTACTGGAGATGAACGGGCTGAACAAGAAAAGCAACGCGCCGAACAAGAAAAGCAACGGGCTGAACAAGAAAGGCAACGGGCTGAAGAAGCTGAACAACGCGCCCAATTATTAGCAGAAAGACTCAGGGCTATGGGCATAGATCCTGATACTTTGTAG
- the glcD gene encoding glycolate oxidase subunit GlcD, with product MLIQEKKQYNWKPIIKAFEAVVGKNGVVQRREELITYECDGLTSYRQRPAVVVLPRTTEQIAALVKICNKYSVTFIARGSGTGLSGGALPSEDSVLIVTSLMRQILNVDLDNQRIVVQPGVINSWVTQTVSGAGFYYAPDPSSQIICSIGGNVAENSGGVHCLKYGVTTNHVLGLKIVTPSGEILDLGGQVPEMPGYDLTGVFVGSEGTLGIATEITLRILKSAESICVLLADFTSVEAAAETVSDIISAGIIPGGMEMMDNISINAVEDVVATNCYPRDATAILLVEIDGLDVEVGLNKQRVAEICQKNGARNVTSASDPETRLKLWKGRKAAFAAAGHLSPDYYVQDGVIPRTQLTYVLQEIEALSQKFGYKIANVFHAGDGNLHPLILFDNAVPGALEKVEEVGGEILKLCVKVGGSISGEHGIGADKKCYMPDMFSAADLESMQWVRFVFNPKGLANPDKIFPTPRTCGEAANAVSLKQFAGVEKF from the coding sequence ATGCTTATCCAAGAGAAAAAGCAATACAACTGGAAACCTATTATTAAAGCATTTGAGGCTGTAGTTGGTAAAAATGGTGTAGTGCAGCGTCGGGAAGAACTCATCACCTATGAGTGCGATGGCTTAACCAGTTATCGTCAACGTCCGGCTGTGGTAGTTTTGCCCAGAACTACAGAACAAATTGCCGCACTGGTGAAGATATGCAACAAATACTCTGTAACCTTTATCGCACGCGGTTCTGGTACTGGTTTATCTGGTGGAGCTTTACCTTCAGAAGATTCGGTTTTGATTGTCACTTCCTTAATGCGGCAAATTCTCAATGTTGATTTAGATAATCAGCGCATTGTGGTACAGCCAGGAGTGATTAATAGCTGGGTAACGCAAACTGTAAGTGGTGCGGGATTTTATTATGCACCAGACCCTTCTAGCCAAATTATCTGCTCAATTGGGGGTAATGTGGCGGAAAACTCTGGTGGGGTGCATTGTCTCAAGTACGGTGTTACCACTAACCACGTTTTGGGCTTAAAAATTGTCACCCCTTCCGGGGAAATTCTGGATTTAGGTGGACAAGTACCAGAAATGCCTGGTTATGATTTAACAGGTGTATTTGTGGGTTCTGAAGGAACTTTGGGTATCGCTACAGAAATTACTCTGCGAATCCTCAAAAGTGCTGAATCAATTTGTGTTTTATTAGCAGATTTTACCAGTGTGGAGGCGGCTGCGGAAACTGTTTCTGATATTATCAGTGCGGGGATTATTCCCGGTGGTATGGAAATGATGGACAACATTAGCATCAATGCAGTTGAGGATGTGGTGGCGACAAATTGTTATCCTCGCGATGCTACGGCGATTTTATTAGTAGAAATCGATGGTTTAGATGTGGAAGTTGGGCTAAACAAACAACGTGTGGCGGAAATTTGTCAAAAGAATGGCGCGCGTAATGTCACTTCTGCTAGTGACCCGGAAACTCGTTTGAAACTTTGGAAAGGTCGGAAAGCGGCTTTCGCTGCGGCTGGACATTTAAGCCCGGATTATTATGTTCAGGATGGTGTAATTCCTCGAACTCAATTAACTTACGTTTTGCAGGAGATTGAGGCGTTAAGTCAAAAGTTTGGTTATAAAATTGCCAATGTATTTCACGCTGGTGATGGCAATCTTCACCCGTTAATTCTATTTGATAATGCGGTTCCAGGCGCGTTGGAAAAAGTTGAGGAAGTGGGCGGGGAAATTCTCAAGCTTTGTGTAAAGGTAGGTGGTAGTATTTCTGGTGAACATGGTATTGGTGCAGATAAAAAATGCTATATGCCAGATATGTTTAGCGCTGCTGATTTAGAAAGTATGCAATGGGTAAGATTCGTTTTTAATCCCAAGGGTTTGGCAAATCCTGATAAGATTTTCCCCACGCCCCGAACTTGTGGTGAAGCAGCAAATGCTGTCAGCCTGAAGCAGTTTGCAGGGGTGGAAAAATTTTAA
- a CDS encoding glycoside hydrolase family 10 protein: MNRLNRRGFSYFLCLGLMVCLTVFSFPSRPLFYQPKILPTITEIRGVWLTNVASGVLFLPWGINRAINELSALKFNTIYPVVWNRGNTFYKSPRAKMVTGSDADPILNLIHGGQDVLAKLIKLAKPQGLSVIPWFEYGFMTPPHSQLARRYPDWLTMGQEGTKSTNEVPLEEINDNSAHQQAWLNPLHPEVQEFILGLIMEVVSRYDVDGIQLDDHFGMPVKFGYDAFTVDLYRQEHQGNSPPSDPFNPRWMRWRANKITDFMAEIYESVKAVKPNAIVSLSPNSQGFSYKYYLQDWETWVRKGLVDELILQVYRNNQSSFINELEQPAVKFARSRIPVGIGILTGTSKTPVNIAQIREQVETVRDRTFPGISFFYWESLWGSITPESPQQRRNVFRELFAGGAMRP; the protein is encoded by the coding sequence ATGAATCGGTTGAATAGACGTGGCTTTAGTTACTTCCTGTGCTTGGGTTTAATGGTGTGCTTAACAGTATTTTCATTTCCTTCGCGACCACTTTTTTATCAGCCGAAAATTTTACCTACTATAACGGAAATTCGTGGCGTTTGGCTAACTAATGTTGCTAGTGGTGTCCTATTTTTACCTTGGGGAATTAATCGCGCTATTAACGAACTATCAGCACTAAAGTTTAATACGATTTATCCTGTAGTTTGGAATAGAGGCAATACTTTTTATAAGAGTCCTAGAGCTAAAATGGTTACAGGCTCAGATGCTGACCCTATACTTAATTTAATCCACGGTGGACAGGATGTTTTAGCAAAGCTGATCAAACTTGCTAAACCTCAAGGTTTAAGTGTGATTCCCTGGTTTGAATACGGTTTTATGACACCACCTCATTCTCAATTAGCCCGGCGTTATCCAGACTGGTTAACTATGGGTCAAGAAGGAACAAAATCTACAAATGAAGTTCCTTTGGAGGAAATTAACGACAACTCAGCCCATCAGCAAGCTTGGCTAAATCCTCTGCATCCGGAGGTTCAGGAGTTTATCTTGGGGCTAATTATGGAAGTGGTGAGTCGTTACGATGTGGATGGTATTCAGTTGGATGATCACTTTGGAATGCCTGTAAAATTTGGTTATGATGCTTTCACTGTTGATCTCTATCGCCAAGAACATCAAGGGAATAGTCCTCCTAGTGATCCTTTTAATCCCAGATGGATGCGTTGGCGTGCTAATAAGATTACTGATTTTATGGCGGAAATATATGAAAGTGTGAAAGCAGTTAAACCTAATGCTATAGTTTCGCTTTCGCCTAATTCACAAGGTTTTTCCTATAAATACTATTTGCAAGATTGGGAAACTTGGGTGAGGAAAGGTTTGGTCGATGAGTTGATTTTGCAGGTATATCGCAATAATCAAAGTAGTTTTATTAATGAATTAGAACAACCAGCAGTGAAGTTTGCTCGGTCTCGCATTCCGGTGGGGATTGGGATATTAACGGGAACTTCTAAGACTCCTGTGAATATTGCCCAAATTAGAGAACAGGTTGAGACGGTGCGCGATCGCACTTTTCCCGGTATTTCGTTTTTTTACTGGGAAAGTTTATGGGGTTCGATTACGCCAGAATCACCACAGCAACGGCGCAATGTGTTTCGGGAACTGTTTGCAGGTGGGGCTATGAGACCTTAG
- a CDS encoding Uma2 family endonuclease: MVEQILINTDDFYVPDANLLVTEDDTPVDNFASAKQQRLLVGSLFSSLQNQTFLAEANVGVYYTDLQPPIVPDVFLSLDVQIPEKWWDKHNRCYMVWRFGKPPEVVMEIVSNKEGDELGKKLEIYEQMRASYYIVYDQNQQLGEQALRIYELRGRRYFETSETWLEQVGLGLTLWSGKFEGRQDNWLRWCYQDGTILPTGDERAEQAEQRAQLLAERLRAMGIDPDTV; this comes from the coding sequence ATGGTTGAGCAAATTCTGATTAATACAGATGATTTTTATGTGCCAGATGCCAACCTACTAGTTACCGAAGATGATACACCTGTGGACAATTTCGCATCTGCCAAACAACAACGCTTATTAGTCGGTTCTCTTTTTAGTTCTTTACAAAATCAGACTTTTTTAGCTGAGGCTAATGTGGGTGTTTACTATACAGACCTTCAGCCCCCCATTGTACCAGACGTTTTTCTGAGCTTAGATGTCCAAATTCCAGAAAAGTGGTGGGACAAACACAATCGTTGTTATATGGTTTGGCGTTTTGGTAAACCTCCAGAAGTTGTGATGGAAATTGTCTCTAATAAAGAAGGTGATGAATTAGGTAAAAAGTTAGAAATTTATGAGCAAATGCGGGCGAGTTACTATATTGTCTATGACCAAAATCAGCAATTAGGAGAACAAGCATTACGGATTTATGAACTCAGGGGAAGACGTTATTTTGAAACTTCAGAAACTTGGTTAGAACAAGTCGGTTTAGGTTTAACTCTGTGGTCAGGGAAATTTGAAGGTAGACAAGATAATTGGTTACGCTGGTGCTACCAAGATGGAACTATTCTACCTACTGGAGATGAACGGGCTGAACAAGCTGAACAGCGCGCCCAATTGTTAGCAGAAAGACTCAGGGCTATGGGCATAGATCCTGATACTGTTTAG
- a CDS encoding WG repeat-containing protein, whose amino-acid sequence MNHILRPFNQGNKWGYKNQKGEVIIAPNFNEASQFNNGIAQVKIDGEIHHIDETGTIIQLQFIQAEELSHEMSVSAFSDPLANPQKELENLPNLPLDLKRFKHREKHGYKNKLGKIVIPAQFSKAYEFSEGLALVKIDLHWGYINLTGKLVINNKFDWAECFSQGISRVKFGNKYGYINLSGKAIIPVKYDYIEKFSENLAAVKVGKKWGYINLSGQLVIFPQFDYAESFSDGIARVKVGRNYKYIDHSGTTVNYYNSNVNIKPLATTNVKLQQQPLTPKEPESKNLDLLHTRRRKRRNTTSS is encoded by the coding sequence ATGAATCATATCTTAAGACCATTTAACCAGGGAAATAAGTGGGGTTATAAAAACCAGAAGGGAGAAGTTATTATTGCACCGAATTTTAATGAAGCTAGTCAATTTAATAACGGAATTGCACAAGTAAAAATTGATGGTGAAATTCACCATATTGACGAAACAGGAACCATTATTCAGTTACAATTTATTCAGGCTGAGGAACTATCTCATGAAATGAGCGTATCTGCATTCAGTGATCCTCTGGCTAATCCTCAAAAAGAATTGGAAAATCTCCCAAATTTACCCCTAGATTTAAAACGTTTTAAACATCGAGAAAAACACGGTTATAAAAATAAACTTGGTAAGATAGTTATCCCGGCGCAATTTAGTAAAGCTTACGAATTTTCGGAAGGATTAGCATTGGTAAAAATTGATTTACATTGGGGTTATATCAATTTAACAGGTAAGCTAGTAATTAACAATAAATTTGATTGGGCTGAGTGTTTCTCTCAAGGTATTTCTCGTGTCAAATTTGGGAACAAATATGGCTATATTAATTTATCTGGAAAGGCTATTATCCCAGTTAAATATGATTATATAGAAAAATTTTCAGAGAACTTAGCAGCCGTAAAAGTTGGGAAAAAATGGGGCTATATTAATTTGTCAGGTCAACTCGTCATTTTTCCCCAATTTGATTATGCTGAGAGTTTTTCTGACGGTATTGCCAGAGTAAAAGTTGGGAGAAATTATAAATATATTGACCATTCCGGTACAACAGTCAATTATTACAATTCTAATGTTAACATAAAACCATTAGCCACGACCAATGTAAAACTTCAGCAGCAACCACTAACTCCCAAAGAGCCAGAAAGCAAAAATTTAGACTTATTACATACAAGAAGACGCAAAAGAAGAAATACAACTTCCAGTTGA